Within Thermococcus indicus, the genomic segment AAGGGTGCGGTTCAAAAATGAGGATTAAACCACACCCAGCATACTCAGGAGCATGAAGAGAGCGGCGAAGAGGAAAACGGCCAAGAAGGCCAGTTTCTTCCGTATCCAGCCGGGGGGCTTGTTGTAGTGCCTCATGACCAGAAAGGAAAGGAGGGAGACTATGAGAACCGGGACGAGGGCCGAAACCGCTATGAAGAGCGTGCCCGGCAGGTGGCGGTCGATGCCAGAGGTGTCGAGAAAAGCCACAGTCCAGTAGAGCAGTATCGGCGAGAGAAGAACCAGGAACACAACTATAGCCACGATAATCGCGGACTCCTCGTCCATGGAACCACCAGGAAAATCTTGGTCAATGCATTAAAAACGTCTCGCAAAAGAGCGGGTAAGAATAAGAGGGAAAGGAAATCAGATGACTTCGCCAAAGGCGAACTTCCTCTTGACCGAGTTAATGACGATCTCAACCTCGTCGCCGACCTGGGTGTTCGGGACGAAGATAACGAAGCCCTTTATCTTGGCGATACCATCGCCACCCTTTCCAAGGCTCTCAATCCTAACTCTATACCTTTCTCCAACCTTAACAGGGGCTTCGTAGCCACCGCCAAATCCATCTCCATACATATCTAACACCAACTCTTTCAACTTTCAGGGCTCCCTCGAAAGACTCCGAGAAGAGTCCCATTGAGAACTCATCGTCAAGGGTATATAAAGCTTTGGGTAGATTTTGGGCCCTTAAAGTCACCAAAATGCTGTTTCGAGCCACATGAGGACACTGATGCATTATTTTTCAGAAATCCCGCGCTTCCAACCCTTAACCGTGGAGGGTTTCGGCGCCGATGTCAGCAGGCAGATAATTAACCTTTGGTTAATAACAAAGGGTTAGATACCTTTGTTTTCAATTCTAAGCTTCAAAAAACCCTTTTAAGAGAATTTTTTCTATGTTAAGCGGAAATCCGGGAAAATGAAGCCTAGATAAGGTTGTAAACCAAAAGTGGGGGGACGCACAATGGGTTTCATTCCTGTATTCATTTGGTCATTCGTGCTCTGGCTTGTGCTGACAGCGGGCAGCAAGGGCATGCTGTGGAGCCCCGAAGAGCTCGTCGCGGGAGTGGTGTTCTCGGGGATAATCGCATTCACGACGAAGGACATCATAGGTGAGAAGGCCGCGAGGTTCCTCAACCCGGCGAAGTGGGCCGGCTTTGTGGTTTACTCCATCGGCCCGCTCTTCTGGGGCATGGTCAAGGCCAACCTCGACGTTGCCTACCGCGTCATAACCGGCAGGATAAAGCCCGGAATCGTTCGCGTTCCGGTTGAGCTCGAAAACGACGCTCAGTACACAATCCTCAGCAACTCAATAACCCTCACCCCCGGAACGCTCACCGTGGACGCCTGCCCGGAGGAGAAGGCCCTCTACGTCCACTGGATAAACGTGACCGAGAAGGAGCCAGCGAATTCCGAGGTCATAGCGGGTTCGTTTGAAAAATGGGCGAGGAGGCTGGGAAGATGATAGCACCGGAGTTCTTCTATGCCGCGGTCATAGTCATGATCGGAGCATTCCTGGCTCTGCTCAGGGTGTTCTTCGGACCGAGCGTGCCTGACAGAGTGGTCGGAGTCGACACCCTCAACACGCTCATCGTTGCCGGAATGGTTCTCCTCGGAGCGGCCTACGACAGGACGATATACATCGATATCGCCATCGTTTACGCCCTTCTGAGCTACGTGGGAACCCTGGCCATAGCCAAATACCTCCAGGGGGGATTGGAATGAGTGCGGTCACCTACGTCATCTACGCATTTCTCACGATAAACATAGTCTTCAACCTACTGGGCAGTTTCTCGCTCCACAGGTTCCCGGACGTCTACACCAGACTCCACGGGGCGACCAAGTGCACCACCTTCGGGACGATATTCGCGGTTCTGGCGGTGGTAGTTCACGCCGCCTACCAGCTCCACCTCACCGGCGACCCCAAGTACCTCCAGATGGCGCTTCACAGCCTCGTTGCCCTAATCGCCCTGCTCCTCACAAACCCGACCGGAGCGCACGCGATAGCCAAGGCGGCCCATCTGAGCGGCTACAAGCCGGCCAAAGCCGTCATTGACGCGTACGAGGACAAGCTCAGGGGTGGTGCCGAATGAACGCCCTTTCGATGGACATGGTCATACAGTTCGGGATACTCCTCGGCGTGCTGGTAGCGGCCTACATCACGATAACCATGCGCGACCTGCTCAGCGCGGCCATCGCTTCGGCGGCCATGAGCCTGCTCCTCAGCCTTGAGTTCTACATGCTCCACGCGCCGGACGTTGCGATAGCCGAGGCCGCGGTCGGAGCCGGCGTCGTTACGGCCGTGGTTGTGTATGGAATCGCCAAAACGGAGAGATGGGAGCGTGAGGGACCATGAAGAGGACTTTCGGAGCTCTCGCACTGTTGTTCCTCCTCGGAGTGCTGCTCGTCGTTGCGAGCCCTTCAACCGGAATAAAGTTCGGCCTCGGCGGTGAGGACTGGAAGGCCTACCGCTACACCGACCAGTACTACATCGAGCACGGTGTTGAGGAGGTCGGGGGAACCAACATAGTCACCGACATAGTGTTTGATTACAGGGGCTACGATACCCTCGGAGAGGCGACCGTTCTTTTCACCGCCATAGCCGGAGCGGTGGCCCTGCTAAGGCCCTGGAGGAGGGATGAGGATGAAGAGTGACATGGGACTGATCGTTAAGACCACCGCGAGGGCAACCATTCCGCTCATAGGAATCTTCGGTGCCTACGTGGTCTCACACGGTCACCTTACGCCGGGAGGCGGCTTCCAGGGTGGAGCGACCATAGCGGGAGCCGGGATACTGTTCCTCATAGCCTTCGGGCTGGGCGAGATGAAGAGGCGCTACAACCACCACCTCTACTCTGCCCTCGAAGGTCTGGGTGGCCTGGTATTCCTCGGAGCGGCGATGCTCGGCCTGGGAGTTGCGTTCTTCTACAACACGCTGTGGCACAGTGGGCCGGTCTTCAACGGCCAGCCGGGAACGCTGCTCTCTGCCGGTTATCTGCCGGTAATGAACATCGCCGTGGGACTTAAGGTCTTCGCGGGACTGGTCAGCGCGATGGTTGCCATAGCGGCATTCAGGAGGTGGAACGAATGATACCGTTCCAGTTCATCACGGCGTTCCTGCTAATAGCCATGGGAATCTACGCCCTCCTCTACAAGAGGAACCTCATCAAGCTCATACTGGCCCTCAACATCATAGATGCAGGCATCCACCTGCTCCTCATAAGCTTCGGATACCGCATAGAGGCGGGCCAGATACCGACGGCGCCAATCTACACGGGCTACGAGACCGTAAAGAGCGCCATGGTCGCCCCGATTCCGCAGGCGCTCACGCTCACCAGCATAGTCATCGGGGTCTGCGTTCTCTCGCTGGCGATGGCCCTCACGATAAACGCCTACAGGCACTACGGAAGCCTCGACGTTAACAAGCTCAGGAGGTTGAGAGGATGAACGGGCTGATCCCGTACCTCATCATAGTCCCGCTCCTCGGAGCGTTCGCACTGCCCATAGTGGGCCTCGCGGGAAGGAAGGCCAGGGAGCTTTGGGCGATACTCATAACCGGCATCACCCTCGGCGTCGCGGCCGGACTGTTCAGAGAGGTCTGGAAGAGCGGCGAGATACTCGTCTACACCCTCGGCGCGAAGAGCCCCCTCGGAAACGGAGTTCCGTTCCCGATAAGGATAGTCTGGGAGGTGGACCTGCTGGGCGCACTCTTCGCCCTGATGGTGACCTTCATAGCCTTCGTGGCCGTGCTCTACTCCAGTGAGTACATGAGGCACGACACCGGGCTTGAGAAGTACTACGCCCTGGTCCTCGTCCTCGAAGTTGGAATGCTCGGCATAGCCATAACCGGCGACCTGTTCAACTTCTACGTCTTCCTGGAGATAATGAGCATAGCGAGCTACGCGCTGGTGGCGTTTAGAAACGACACCTGGGAGGGCATCGAGGCGGGCATAAAGTACATGTTCGTCGGCTCGCTGGCCAGCTCGTTCATCCTCCTCGGCATAGTGCTCCTCTACGGCCAGTACGGAACGCTGACTATGGCCTACCTGGCCAAGATGATAGCCGAGAACCCGACCTTCACCGCCAAGGTGGCCCTCGGCCTCCTCGCGGGAGGGCTTCTCTTCAAGAGCGGTGCCGTTCCGGTGCACATGTGGCTCGCGGATGCTCATCCAGCGGCTCCGAGCTCGATCAGCGCCATGCACTCCGGCCTGGTCATCAAGATAGGCGGTACCTACGCCCTGGCGAGGCTCGCCTTCAGCGTCTTCAGCGCCGGAATCAGCACCAGAACGGTCGGCTGGATAATCATATTCTTCGCCTGCGTGACCCTCATAGTCGGAAACGCGATGGCGGTGATACAGACCGACATGAAGAGGCTCTTCGCCTTCTCGTCGGTGGGACAGATCGGCTATATCCTGCTGGGAATCGGAATTGGCCTTGCCGCGTATGGAAGCGACGTCGGCCAGGTCGCTCTGGCGGGTGCGATATACCACACCGTGAACCACGCGATAATGAAGGCCCTCCTGTTCCTGGTTGCTGGAGCGGTCATACACCAGCTCGGAACCAAGAACCTCAACGAGCTGAGCGGAATAGCCAGGAAGATGCCGGTCACGAGCTTCGCCTTCCTGGTCGGTGCGGCCGCGATAATCGGCCTTCCGCCGCTCAACGGCTTCGCAAGCAAGTGGCTCATCTACGAGAGCTCGGCGCTCTTCAACCCGTTCCTCGCGGCAATAGCCGTCATAGGCACGGCCTTCTGTACGGCAGCATACATCAGGGTGCTCTTCACGTTCTTCGGAAGGCCGAGCGAGAGGGTCATGAATGCCGAAGAGCCAGGAAAGGCCATGCTCGTGCCGATGCTCATACTGGTGGTGGCAATAATCGTCATGGGACTCTTCCCGTGGGCCATCAGCGACAAGGTCATGCTTCCGGCGGCAAAGACTCTGGAGAACATAGGGGCTTACGTTTCGGCGGTGCTGGGGGGTGCGTGAAATGTTTGGCTACTGGGATGCACTCTACTTCGTTTACGTCTTTGCC encodes:
- the mnhG gene encoding monovalent cation/H(+) antiporter subunit G — its product is MSAVTYVIYAFLTINIVFNLLGSFSLHRFPDVYTRLHGATKCTTFGTIFAVLAVVVHAAYQLHLTGDPKYLQMALHSLVALIALLLTNPTGAHAIAKAAHLSGYKPAKAVIDAYEDKLRGGAE
- a CDS encoding cation:proton antiporter, which translates into the protein MIAPEFFYAAVIVMIGAFLALLRVFFGPSVPDRVVGVDTLNTLIVAGMVLLGAAYDRTIYIDIAIVYALLSYVGTLAIAKYLQGGLE
- a CDS encoding DUF4040 domain-containing protein, with translation MNALSMDMVIQFGILLGVLVAAYITITMRDLLSAAIASAAMSLLLSLEFYMLHAPDVAIAEAAVGAGVVTAVVVYGIAKTERWEREGP
- the mbhE gene encoding hydrogen gas-evolving membrane-bound hydrogenase subunit E; amino-acid sequence: MKRTFGALALLFLLGVLLVVASPSTGIKFGLGGEDWKAYRYTDQYYIEHGVEEVGGTNIVTDIVFDYRGYDTLGEATVLFTAIAGAVALLRPWRRDEDEE
- a CDS encoding monovalent cation/H+ antiporter subunit E, with the protein product MGFIPVFIWSFVLWLVLTAGSKGMLWSPEELVAGVVFSGIIAFTTKDIIGEKAARFLNPAKWAGFVVYSIGPLFWGMVKANLDVAYRVITGRIKPGIVRVPVELENDAQYTILSNSITLTPGTLTVDACPEEKALYVHWINVTEKEPANSEVIAGSFEKWARRLGR
- a CDS encoding Na(+)/H(+) antiporter subunit B, with protein sequence MKSDMGLIVKTTARATIPLIGIFGAYVVSHGHLTPGGGFQGGATIAGAGILFLIAFGLGEMKRRYNHHLYSALEGLGGLVFLGAAMLGLGVAFFYNTLWHSGPVFNGQPGTLLSAGYLPVMNIAVGLKVFAGLVSAMVAIAAFRRWNE
- a CDS encoding NADH-quinone oxidoreductase subunit K — translated: MIPFQFITAFLLIAMGIYALLYKRNLIKLILALNIIDAGIHLLLISFGYRIEAGQIPTAPIYTGYETVKSAMVAPIPQALTLTSIVIGVCVLSLAMALTINAYRHYGSLDVNKLRRLRG
- a CDS encoding TRAM domain-containing protein yields the protein MYGDGFGGGYEAPVKVGERYRVRIESLGKGGDGIAKIKGFVIFVPNTQVGDEVEIVINSVKRKFAFGEVI
- a CDS encoding proton-conducting transporter transmembrane domain-containing protein yields the protein MNGLIPYLIIVPLLGAFALPIVGLAGRKARELWAILITGITLGVAAGLFREVWKSGEILVYTLGAKSPLGNGVPFPIRIVWEVDLLGALFALMVTFIAFVAVLYSSEYMRHDTGLEKYYALVLVLEVGMLGIAITGDLFNFYVFLEIMSIASYALVAFRNDTWEGIEAGIKYMFVGSLASSFILLGIVLLYGQYGTLTMAYLAKMIAENPTFTAKVALGLLAGGLLFKSGAVPVHMWLADAHPAAPSSISAMHSGLVIKIGGTYALARLAFSVFSAGISTRTVGWIIIFFACVTLIVGNAMAVIQTDMKRLFAFSSVGQIGYILLGIGIGLAAYGSDVGQVALAGAIYHTVNHAIMKALLFLVAGAVIHQLGTKNLNELSGIARKMPVTSFAFLVGAAAIIGLPPLNGFASKWLIYESSALFNPFLAAIAVIGTAFCTAAYIRVLFTFFGRPSERVMNAEEPGKAMLVPMLILVVAIIVMGLFPWAISDKVMLPAAKTLENIGAYVSAVLGGA